In Streptomyces dangxiongensis, one DNA window encodes the following:
- a CDS encoding PPC domain-containing DNA-binding protein yields MRAHELTVGRTFGVTFDHGEDFFEALSTCCRDNGVRQGYIPSFIGAFAEAEIVGACEKLEDPDAPVWAKTYVTNVEAFGAGTLAHDPATGGILPHIHVSAGLKAQSADGRTSHLLSAKVQFLSELLIVEVTSPTMTRPRNADLYDVPLLTFG; encoded by the coding sequence ATGCGTGCTCACGAGCTGACTGTAGGCCGTACCTTCGGCGTCACCTTCGACCACGGGGAGGACTTCTTCGAGGCGCTGTCCACCTGCTGCCGGGACAACGGCGTACGGCAGGGCTACATCCCCTCGTTCATCGGAGCCTTCGCAGAGGCCGAGATCGTGGGTGCCTGTGAGAAGCTCGAAGACCCGGACGCACCGGTCTGGGCGAAGACGTACGTCACCAATGTCGAGGCGTTCGGCGCCGGCACCCTCGCTCACGACCCGGCCACCGGCGGGATACTCCCGCACATCCACGTCTCCGCCGGTCTGAAGGCCCAGTCGGCCGACGGCAGGACGAGCCACCTCCTCAGCGCCAAGGTCCAGTTCCTCAGCGAGCTGCTGATCGTGGAGGTCACGTCGCCCACGATGACCCGGCCCCGAAATGCCGACCTCTACGACGTGCCGCTGCTCACGTTCGGCTGA
- a CDS encoding ATP-binding protein: MISAPSAALGLVYRWTDRTPNPTGEARAVLRRVLKDMGLSGDVVSDGVLAVSELVANAHEHACGPYEVHVRSAAGRYICEIHDGDPLLPTGLYRGTTSSTDAEPAEEASGLLVERGRGLRIVNELAQGQWGFHVTERGAKAAWIVLAPALPDSSDGSDADGTRASRFGNEPRLWQLDSTSESHDGSGQARLRQESATDAPRARCGGAPPLANVYGPSNSLVAEDTGEL; encoded by the coding sequence ATGATCAGCGCGCCATCCGCCGCTCTCGGCCTCGTGTACCGCTGGACCGACCGCACTCCCAACCCGACGGGCGAAGCCCGCGCGGTCCTGCGACGTGTCCTCAAGGACATGGGGCTGTCCGGGGACGTCGTCAGTGACGGCGTCCTGGCCGTCTCGGAGCTCGTGGCGAACGCGCACGAGCACGCGTGCGGCCCGTACGAGGTGCACGTCCGCTCGGCCGCCGGGAGGTACATCTGCGAGATCCATGACGGGGACCCTCTGCTCCCCACGGGCCTCTACCGCGGTACCACGTCGTCGACGGACGCCGAACCGGCCGAGGAGGCGAGCGGGTTGCTCGTCGAGCGTGGCCGGGGTCTGCGCATCGTGAACGAGCTGGCCCAGGGGCAATGGGGGTTCCACGTCACGGAACGTGGCGCCAAGGCCGCCTGGATTGTGCTGGCCCCGGCGTTGCCAGACTCGTCCGACGGGAGTGACGCTGACGGCACTCGGGCATCCCGGTTCGGGAATGAGCCGAGGCTCTGGCAGCTTGACAGCACATCAGAATCCCACGATGGCAGCGGTCAAGCCCGCCTCCGGCAGGAATCGGCCACAGATGCTCCACGTGCCCGGTGCGGCGGAGCTCCTCCCCTCGCCAACGTGTACGGTCCATCGAACAGCCTGGTGGCCGAAGACACGGGGGAGTTGTGA
- a CDS encoding nucleotidyltransferase domain-containing protein, whose product MGADVLGRWVPDRPEDVAAVFAKADFPWWIAGGYAIELAVGRELRAHGDLDVLVLRRDQALVRGLLADWDLHVADPPGQGELRPWRPGEVLQPPLHDIWCRCTPNAPWSVQLILDEAEGTQWVSRRDPAIRLPIDQLGRTTETGIPYLAPEVQLFYKAKATRDKDETDFEAVLPLLDAPARAWLADAIKVIAPGHNWLRRLLPVSRT is encoded by the coding sequence GTGGGTGCTGACGTGTTGGGACGCTGGGTGCCGGATCGTCCCGAGGATGTGGCCGCGGTCTTCGCCAAGGCGGACTTCCCGTGGTGGATCGCCGGTGGCTACGCGATCGAACTCGCGGTCGGCCGCGAGCTGCGCGCACACGGCGATCTCGACGTCCTCGTCCTCCGGCGCGACCAGGCCCTCGTACGTGGCCTGCTGGCCGACTGGGACCTGCACGTGGCGGACCCGCCCGGCCAAGGGGAGCTTCGGCCGTGGCGTCCCGGAGAGGTCCTTCAGCCGCCGCTCCACGACATCTGGTGCCGCTGCACGCCCAATGCGCCCTGGTCGGTGCAGCTCATACTGGACGAGGCCGAGGGCACCCAGTGGGTCTCTCGGCGTGACCCGGCGATCCGCCTCCCGATCGACCAGCTCGGACGCACGACCGAGACGGGCATCCCGTATCTCGCGCCCGAGGTCCAGCTCTTCTACAAGGCGAAGGCGACCCGGGACAAGGACGAGACCGACTTCGAAGCGGTGCTGCCGCTGCTCGACGCTCCGGCACGCGCCTGGCTGGCGGACGCGATCAAGGTGATCGCGCCTGGCCACAACTGGCTCCGCCGGCTCCTGCCGGTCAGCCGAACGTGA